A genomic window from Aethina tumida isolate Nest 87 chromosome 4, icAetTumi1.1, whole genome shotgun sequence includes:
- the LOC109601527 gene encoding uncharacterized protein LOC109601527, whose product MAESWQGPPKQGLYDPQHEKEACGVGFIVAIDGKRCHKIVRDAQRLAISMNHRGACACDNDTGDGAGVLTAIPHDFYYAKLKEEQNIELPAFGEYATGIFFLDKLHHQESETKFTALAEELDMSVLAWRTVPTNNSAIGTVAKNSEPFMRQVFVTLKTKIPEEELDKRFFILRKRASHTIPSPGKRFYICSLSRRTVVYKGQLTSDQLWSYFPDLADPSYDTYLALVHTRFSTNTFPSWERAHPLRMLAHNGEINTLRGNVNFMKAREGVMKNDKFGDTLKSLYPVVEPNLSDSGSADCVLEFLVHAGNRDLPEAVMTMVPEAWQNDPTMSEEKRDYYHWAACTMEPWDGPALISFTDGRFIGAILDRNGLRPSRFYITSDNIMVMASEVGVYDVDPAKVTLKSRLKPGRMLLVDTQEKAVIQDIELKSKIAQSRPHSEWLKQQITMEELRKAHLDAGRPQKPKYESSGLGDKRLPLYGYSTETIHMLLLPMVNNKKEALGSMGNDVPLACLSNFSPIPYEYFKQLFAQVTNPPIDPFREKVVMSLHCPIGPEDNILQPSPKQVHRLWLKNPVISIADLDVLKQINHRDWSAHVIDITYPASEGVTGYINKLKSICEEADEASKKNQIIILSDRQAGSDRIPLSSLLALGATHHHLIETRSRMRVALIAETAEAREVHHICVLLGYGADAICPYLALELASSLRDQGILDTNLTDEVIFQNYAQAMQTGVSKVMAKMGISTLQSYKGAQIFEAVGLAEDVIDKCFKGTPSRLGGVNLEMLAAEAIERHKNAYRLDADTLILRDNGYYHWRAGGEKHLNEPASIAALQESAVNKNKGAYEKFRESTMESVRNTMLRGRFDLRKLDQPLSLDEVEPASEIVKRFATGAMSFGSISLEAHQTLAQAMNRVGGKSNTGEGGEDEDRYLDSDRRSAIKQVASGRFGVTSSYLAHADDLQIKMAQGAKPGEGGELPGYKVSPEIAKTRHSVAGVGLISPPPHHDIYSIEDLAELIYDLKCANPKARISVKLVSEVGVGVVASGVAKGKAEHIVVSGHDGGTGASSWTGIKSAGLPWELGIAETHQVLTLNNLRSRIVLQADGQIRTGFDVVVAAILGADEIGFSTAPLIVMGCTMMRKCHLNTCPVGIATQDPLLRKKFTGQPEHVINYMFMLAEEVRTHMANLGVRSYQELIGRTDLLKVIETGTQKAKSLNLNLILQNALHMRPGVNIVGGSETQDFQLDQRLDNALIEKAQPVIDGTVDTVDIDMKIHNECRAFGSTLSYHISCKYNEEGLPDKNRINIRLTGSAGQSFCAFLAKGVHVTLEGDANDYVGKGLSGGQIVIYPPKSSPFESHLNVIVGNVCLYGATSGRAYMRGIASERFAVRNSGAVAVVEGVGDHGCEYMTGGVVLILGLTGRNFAAGMSGGIAYVWDIDGKFSTKCNPEMVELCKLEDKEDVQLVKTLLKEFHDYTGSVIAEQLLKDFDEKMKEFVKVFPYEYQRALKQKAVEQQPVVTNNEPKIQDIEDTVGDLALEQKKAERALDKTRGFMKYPRETAMYRPADKRMKDWDEIYNFTHVRKGLRVQAARCMECGVPFCQSNSHGCPLGNIIPKWNLLVFQNQWRQALNQLLQTNNFPEFTGRVCPAPCEAACVLGISEPSVTIKNIECSIIDHAWENGWIIPQIPPVRTGKRVAIVGSGPAGLACANQLNKAGHNVVVFERNDRIGGLLQYGIPTMKLSKAVVQRRVDLLAAEGIEFKTNVNVGKDISAKELSEEYDAVVLCTGATWPRDLPLPGRQLGGIHFAMEFLESWQKKQLGGSHDGPHAKDKNVIIIGGGDTGCDCIATSLRQGASTITTFEILPEPGTKRAQDNPWPQWPRIFRVDYGHEEVKVRYGADPRVFSIMTQEFLDDGKGHVSGVKTVNVEWKKDDAGRWQMSQVPGSEKVFPADLVLLAMGFLGPERAIGDQLELKLDARSNFNTTDYQTNLPNVFAAGDCRRGQSLVVWAISEGRQAARKVDEFLNKGTTTLPGPGGIIQPSLQPVPCPV is encoded by the exons GGAAGAACAAAATATCGAGTTGCCAGCATTCGGCGAGTATGCAACTGGCATCTTCTTCTTGGACAAGCTCCACCACCAGGAGTCCGAAACAAAATTCACTGCCCTGGCGGAGGAACTGGACATGTCCGTGCTGGCTTGGCGTACCGTACCAACCAACAATTCCGCCATAGGCACCGTGGCGAAGAATTCCGAGCCGTTCATGAGACAGGTTTTCGTTACGCTGAAGACTAAAATCCCGGAGGAGGAACTGGATAAGCGATTCTTCATCTTGCGCAAACGCGCCAGTCACACCATCCCGTCGCCCGGCAAGAGGTTCTACATTTGTTCCTTGAGCAGAAGGACGGTGGTGTACAAGGGTCAGCTGACCTCCGACCAGTTGTGGAGCTACTTCCCGGATCTCGCCGATCCCAGCTACGACACCTACTTGGCTTTAGTCCACACCAGGTTCTCGACCAACACCTTCCCCAGCTGGGAGAGGGCGCACCCTCTTAG aatgttaGCCCACAACGGTGAAATCAACACACTGAGGGGCAACGTGAACTTCATGAAGGCCAGGGAGGGTGTAATGAAGAACGATAAATTCGGAGACACGCTCAAATCGTTGTACCCGGTGGTCGAGCCCAATTTGTCTGACAGTGGGTCGGCTGACTGCGTCCTCGAGTTTTTGGTGCACGCCGGTAACAGAGATTTGCCGGAAGCTGTTATGACAATGGTGCCGGAAGCGTGGCAAAACGACCCCACTATGTCTGAGGAGAAGCGTGATTATTATCATTGGGCTGCCTGCACCATGGAACCCTGGGATGGCCCTGCTCTTATCTCCTTCACTGATGGTAGATTTATTGGTGCTATTTTGGACAGGAACGGGCTGCGTCCATCCAGGTTTTACATTACAAGCGACAACATCATGGTTATGGCCAGCGAG GTTGGAGTATACGACGTAGATCCGGCCAAAGTAACTCTTAAGAGTCGACTTAAGCCAGGTCGGATGTTGTTGGTGGACACACAAGAGAAGGCCGTTATCCAAGACATCGAACTCAAATCGAAGATTGCCCAGTCTCGTCCCCATTCCGAATGGCTCAAACAACAG aTTACCATGGAAGAATTAAGAAAAGCTCACTTGGACGCCGGAAGACCACAGAAACCGAAATATGAATCAAGCGGTTTAGGCGACAAGAGATTACCTCTTTACGGATACTCCACCGAAACCATCCACATGTTGCTTTTGCCAATGGTcaacaacaa AAAAGAAGCTTTGGGAAGCATGGGCAACGACGTTCCACTAGCTTGTCTCTCAAACTTCTCTCCAATCCCTTACGAATACTTCAAACAACTCTTCGCTCAAGTCACCAATCCTCCCATCGATCCATTCCGTGAGAAAGTCGTCATGTCCCTCCACTGTCCGATCGGACCGGAAGATAACATCCTTCAACCAAGCCCGAAACAAGTACACAGGCTCTGGCTTAAGAATCCCGTCATTTCCATCGCCGATTTGGACGTCCTCAAGCAAATCAACCACCGCGACTGGAGCGCTCACGTCATTGATATTACCTACCCCGCCAGCGAAGGTGTAACCGGTTACATCAACAAGTTGAAATCTATATGCGAGGAAGCTGACGAAGCCAgcaagaaaaatcaaatcatCATCTTGTCTGACAGACAGGCTGGAAGCGATAGAATTCCCTTGAGCAGCTTACTTGCTTTAg GTGCAACTCATCATCATTTAATCGAGACACGTTCGCGTATGAGGGTCGCGTTAATTGCCGAAACCGCAGAAGCCAGAGAAGTTCATCATATCTGCGTACTTTTGGGTTATGGTGCAGACGCCATTTGCCCTTACCTGGCTCTGGAATTGGCTTCTAGTTTGAGAGATCAGGGCATTCTTGACACCAATTTAACTGACGAAGTTATTTTCCAGAACTATGCTCAAGCTATGCAAACAGGTGTCAGTAAAGTGATGGCCAAGATGGGTATTTCAACTTTGCAATCTTACAAGGGGGCGCAAATCTTTGAAGCAGTAGGTTTGGCGGAAGATGTTATCGATAAGTGCTTTAAGGGAACACCATCAAGACTTGGAGGTGTTAACTTAGAAATGCTGGCTGCTGAAGCTATAGAGCGTCACAAGAACGCCTACCGTCTAGACGCCGACACCTTGATTCTCAGAGACAATGGCTACTATCACTGGCGTGCCGGTGGTGAAAAGCACTTGAACGAACCAGCCAGCATTGCTGCCCTTCAAGAATCAGCAGTTAACAAGAACAAGGGAGCATATGAGAAGTTCAGGGAGTCGACTATGGAATCTGTAAGAAATACCATGTTGAGAGGTCGCTTCGACTTGAGAAAATTAGACCAGCCTTTGTCTTTGGACGAAGTTGAACCTGCCTCTGAGATCGTCAAGAGATTTGCCACTGGAGCTATGAGTTTTGGATCCATCAGCTTGGAAGCTCATCAAACTTTGGCACAAGCAATGAACAGg GTTGGAGGTAAGAGTAATACTGGTGAAGGTGGTGAAGACGAAGATAGATACTTGGACAGTGACAGAAGGTCTGCAATTAAACAAGTTGCTTCTGGACGTTTCGGCGTAACTTCATCGTACTTGGCTCATGCTGatgatttacaaattaaaatggctCAAGGTGCTAAACCAGGTGAAGGAGGAGAACTTCCAGG atATAAGGTGTCCCCGGAAATTGCAAAGACACGCCACTCCGTGGCCGGTGTGGGCTTGATCTCGCCACCACCACATCACGACATCTATTCCATCGAGGACTTGGCCGAGTTAATATACGATTTAAAATGTGCCAATCCGAAAGCCCGCATCTCAGTAAAATTAGTTTCAGAGGTCGGTGTCGGAGTTGTCGCATCTGGCGTCGCCAAGGGCAAAGCTGAACACATTGTCGTGTCCGGACACGACGGCGGTACCGGAGCCAGTTCTTGGACCGGCATCAAGAGCGCCGGTCTCCCTTGGGAGTTGGGCATTGCTGAGACCCATCAAGTTTTAACGTTGAATAACTTGAGGTCCAGAATTGTCCTACAAGCTGATGGACAAATACGAACTG GTTTTGATGTGGTTGTGGCTGCTATATTGGGCGCTGATGAAATTGGATTCAGTACTGCTCCATTGATCGTCATGGGATGTACAATGATGAGAAAATGTCACTTGAATACGTGTCCAGTGGGTATTGCTACACAAGATCCGCTCTTGCGTAAAAAGTTCACGGGACAACCAGAACACGTCATCAACTACATGTTCATGTTGGCAGAAGAAGTCAGAACTCATATGGCTAATCTTGGT GTGAGGAGTTACCAAGAACTAATCGGTCGCACGGACCTTCTAAAAGTCATTGAAACTGGCACTCAAAAAgctaaatccttaaatttgaatttaattctaCAAAACGCTTTGCACATGCGACCTGGTGTCAACATTGTTGGAGGATCTGAAACCCAAGACTTCCAACTGGATCAAAGGTTGGACAACGCTTTAATTGAAAAAGCACAACCTGTAATTGATGGTACAGTGGACACCGTAGATATCGACATGAAGATCCACAACGAATGCAGAGCATTTGGATCCACACTGAGTTACCATATATCATG CAAATACAACGAGGAAGGTTTACCAGACAAAAACCGTATCAATATCAGACTCACAGGTTCTGCTGGCCAGAGCTTCTGCGCCTTCCTGGCTAAAGGAGTACATGTGACTTTGGAGGGCGATGCAAACGATTATGTCGGCAAAGGTTTGTCTGGCGGCCAAATTGTGATCTACCCACCAAAATCTTCACCGTTCGAGTCGCACTTGAACGTAATTGTGGGAAATGTGTGTCTTTATGGCGCAACCTCTGGAAGAGCTTACATGAGGGGTATTGCATCAGAACGTTTCGCAGTAAGAAACTCCGGAGCCGTAGCCGTTGTCGAAGGTGTTGGTGACCATGGCTGTGAATACATGACGGGTGGTGTTGTGCTAATTTTAG GTTTAACTGGTCGCAATTTCGCAGCGGGTATGTCAGGAGGTATCGCATACGTTTGGGACATTGACGGAAAGTTCTCCACCAAATGCAACCCGGAAATGGTCGAACTGTGCAAATTGGAAGACAAAGAGGACGTACAATTGGTTAAGACTCTTCTTAAAGAGTTCCATGACTACACAGGTAGCGTGATTGCAGAACAACTCTTGAAAGACTTCGACGAGAAAATGAAAGAGTTCGTGAAGGTGTTCCCATACGAATATCAAAGAGCTTTGAAACAGAAAGCCGTCGAGCAGCAACCGGTTGTCACCAACAATGAACCGAAAATCCAGGACATTGAAGACACAGTGGGTGATTTGGCGTTGGAGCAGAAAAAGGCGGAGAGAGCATTAGATAAGACCAGAGGTTTTATGAAATACCCAAGAGAAACCGCAATGTATAGACCAGCCGACAAACGAATGAAGGATTGGGATGAAATTTACAACTTCACCCACGTCCGCAAAGGCTTAAGAGTTCAAGCAGCTCGTTGTATGGAATGCGGTGTTCCATTCTGTCAATCCAACTCCCATGGTTGTCCTTTGGGTAATATCATTCCCAAGTGGAACTTGCTGGTCTTCCAAAACCAATGGAGACAAGCCTTGAATCAACTACTTCAAACCAACAACTTCCCAGAGTTCACCGGCAGGGTGTGTCCAGCTCCTTGCGAAGCTGCTTGCGTTTTGGGCATCTCCGAGCCGAGCGTTACCATTAAAAACATCGAGTGTTCCATCATTGATCACGCATGGGAGAACGGATGGATCATCCCACAAATTCCTCCAGTCAGAACCGGCAAACGTGTGGCCATTGTTGGATCTGGACCGGCTGGATTAGCTTGTGCCAACCAACTGAACAAGGCTGGCCACAACGTCGTTGTTTTCGAACGAAACGACAGGATTGGTGGACTTCTGCAATACGGCATCCCCACAATGAAACTCAGCAAAGCTGTCGTACAAAGACGCGTGGACCTTTTGGCTGCCGAAGGCATTGAATTCAAGACCAACGTTAACGTCGGCAAGGATATCTCCGCCAAAGAACTCAGTGAAGAGTATGATGCAGTTGTTCTTTGCACCGGAGCCACCTGGCCCCGTGATTTGCCGTTGCCCGGCCGTCAATTGGGCGGCATCCACTTCGCAATGGAATTCTTGGAGAGTTGGCAGAAGAAACAACTTGGGGGAAGTCACGATGGTCCGCATGCCaaagataaaaatgtgataattataGGTGGTGGTGACACAGGCTGTGATTGTATCGCTACTTCGTTAAGGCAAGGTGCTTCCACCATAACCACTTTCGAGATCCTACCGGAACCCGGTACTAAACGTGCTCAAGATAATCCATGGCCGCAGTGGCCTAGGATTTTCCGTGTTGATTACGGACACGAAGAAGTCAAAGTTCG ttATGGTGCAGACCCGAGGGTATTCAGTATTATGACCCAGGAGTTCCTAGATGACGGCAAAGGTCACGTTAGCGGTGTTAAAACGGTTAACGTGGAATGGAAGAAGGATGATGCTGGTAGATGGCAAATGAGCCAAGTACCCGGCTCCGAAAAAGTATTCCCGGCTGATTTGGTTCTGTTGGCTATGGGTTTCTTGGGTCCAGAACGTGCGATTGGTGATCAACTGGAACTGAAACTCGACGCTAGATCTAACTTCAACACCACTGACTACCAGACCAATTTACCAAACGTATTCGCCGCCGGAG actgCCGACGTGGACAGTCCCTTGTGGTTTGGGCAATTTCCGAAGGTCGCCAGGCAGCAAGAAAAGTGGatgaatttttgaacaaaGGAACCACAACTTTGCCAGGCCCTGGTGGAATAATCCAGCCATCCTTGCAACCAGTTCCATGTCCAGTTTAA
- the LOC109601524 gene encoding lebercilin yields the protein MTSCASTASTSKTGQDTSRSKSCDTVCTNSSCYFKKRKQVLPYNLRTTPPKQTGNVVRQRVLSAKLQKVRSLQSQLNDANFHLAEIIRENQALKNLQKRQDKALNRYESSNADLPRLLHKHEEEIRALTVKNKTLKKSLKDTSLALKLKEEELTRAKEQLQHLESLNKDKRLTEREKLVEKVEDLQISLKKSEDQVTQLNKRLLLESKNAKYRLNAEIVKNKQYQRDILNAMSEIERLNRLIESRELSPSKRNRFAKTNRQTMSMVQLNGGEMKAPVSDVKLEPIHTKFKEDYKPSVLMKPPTESIKSRLSSGSVKSVGKNKSSENLLKECEEEDQIDLDQGNVERSKSEEDILLDEVIRKAQHRRSLERISLDGNQSLKNFTEFDKKESSNNINQKLMEFTKDVERFKKYNKNGFYKIPKENKSEKDNDSCDEEIESNDKRHNGDYTDLSEEIENIEKTLEAKGQKVQIKREELLLQRTDEEDEEIENMLEKLQTDYNDDAASLDSDCATDKKFSALSNHIDSVIQKSAKNGTDQFDKKLGSYCNSVLTDVKKCDNKIRTHKTSIKMYKQDTDKIVEVFTETKNLEEQIKKTFLANEDDLDIFKDILIEKKSEEKDKKSVSQTTRQPRVSIHDKDKLLATLRAIDNGDNLDKTDNIQSVN from the exons ATGACAAGTTGCGCTAGTACCGCCTCGACTAGTAAAACTGGACAGGATACCAG TAGGAGCAAGAGTTGCGATACGGTCTGTACAAATTCTAGTTGTTATTTCAAGAAAAGAAAACAAGTTCTGCCATATAATTTGAGAACTACGCCGCCGAAACAAACGGGCAATGTCGTACGACAGAGAGTCTTATCTGCGAAACTACAAAAAGTCAGGTCTTTACAAAGCCAACTCAACGATGCAAACTTTCATTTAGCG GAAATAATAAGAGAAAACCAGGCGcttaaaaatctacaaaagAGACAAGACAAAGCTTTGAACAG ATATGAAAGCTCCAACGCTGATTTACCGCGTTTGTTGCACAAACACGAGGAAGAAATCAGAGCGTTGAcagttaaaaacaaaacattgaaGAAATCGCTTAAGGACACCAGCCTGGCTTTAAAACTAAAGGAGGAAGAGTTAACTAGAGCCAAGGAACAGTTGCAACATTTGGAAAGTTTGAACAAGGACAAGCGATTAACTGAGCGTGAGAAGTTAGTGGAGAAAGTTGAGGATTTGCAAATTAGTTTAAAGAAATCGGAAGATCAAGTAACCCAATTAAACAAAAGGTTATTGTTAGAAAGCAAAAATGCAAAATACCGCTTGAATGcagaaattgtcaaaaataagcAGTATCAAAGGGATATTTTGAATGCAATGTCGGAAATTGAGAGACTGAACAGATTAATAGAg AGCAGGGAATTGTCTCCCAGCAAACGGAACCGCTTCGCAAAGACGAATAGACAAACCATGTCAATGGTGCAACTGAATGGTGGCGAGATGAAGGCTCCAGTTAGTGATGTAAAGTTAGAACCGATTCACACTAAGTTTAAAGAAGATTATAAACCAAGCGTGTTGATGAAACCGCCAACGGAAAGTATTAAAAGTAGGTTGTCCAGTGGGTCGGTAAAAAGTGTAGGCAAAAATAAGTCTTCTGAGAATTTGTTGAAAGAATGTGAGGAGGAAGACCAAATTGACTTGGACCAAGGTAATGTTGAAAGATCTAAATCGGAAGAAGATATATTGTTAGATGAAGTCATACGAAAAGCCCAGCACAGGAGATCATTGGAGAGAATATCCCTTGATGGTAATCAGTCTCTCAAGAATTTTACGGAGTTTGACAAGAAGGAGTCTAGTAACAAtattaaccaaaaattaatggaatttaCCAAAGACGTAGAAAGATTCAAGAAGTATAATAAGAacggattttataaaattcctaaAGAAAACAAATCTGAAAAAGACAATGATTCTTGCGATGAAGAAATAGAATCTAACGACAAAAGACATAATGGAGATTACACTGATTTATCAGaggaaatagaaaatatagaaaaaacttTGGAAGCTAAAGGTCAGAAGGTTCAAATAAAACGAGAGGAATTACTTCTACAAAGAACTGATGAGGAGGATGaggaaatagaaaatatgcTGGAGAAGCTTCAGACTGATTATAATGATGATGCAGCCAGCTTGGACTCGGATTGTGCCacagataaaaaatttagcgCATTATCCAATCATATTGACTCAGTTATTCAAAAGTCTGCTAAAAACGGGACAGATCAGTTCGACAAAAAATTGGGGTCATATTGCAACTCTGTATTGACTGATGTTAAAAAGTGTGATAACAAAATACGAACTCACAAGACCAGCATTAAGATGTACAAACAGGATACTGATAAAATAGTAGAAGTATTCACCGAAACCAAAAACCTGGAAGAACAAATAAAGAAGACTTTTTTGGCAAATGAAGATGACttggatatttttaaagacattttaataGAGAAAAAAAGTGAAGAAAAGGACAAAAAAAGTGTTAGTCAAACCACTAGACAACCAAGAGTTAGTATTCATGACAAAGATAAACTTCTTGCTACATTACGTGCGATTGACAACGGggataatttagataaaacagACAATATACaatcagtaaattaa
- the LOC109601523 gene encoding iron-sulfur clusters transporter ABCB7, mitochondrial has translation MATIINLSQHQCKLLNLCYKESFRCRNYSHLYTKNKLLYNYIPAINQLQQSSTITKETEPKTKLGGGILALALKRKPSFNFTKQPARGCFHPGASVLSRETIPLNGKAVTGREMIHAMLQYIWPKDNKMIRDRVKLALGLLVAAKVMNVSVPFIFKYAVDYLNMAGTMNMDSGPAAVTTVATSIMLGYGIARASAAGFNELRSAVFAKVAQHSIRKIAKNVFLHLHNLDLSFHLSRQTGALSKTIDRGSRGINFVLSAMVFNVVPTAFELALVSSILGLKCGAAFAGISLGCVAVYSLYTLTVTQWRTKFRVYMNQAENEAGNKAIDSLINYETVKYFNNEEFEADRYNNVLKKYESASLKTTSSLALLNFGQNAIFSAALSGIMILAAQEIIKGNMSVGDLVMVNGLLFQLSIPLGFLGSVYREVRQALIDMQTMFTLMMMDSKIKNKPQAPYLYCDADSSDIKFENVSFDYGPGKTIFKDLTFTIPAGQKVAIVGGSGAGKSTIVRLLYRFYEPSHGRILIGNQDIRDVDINSLRRSISIVPQDSVLFHDTIRHNLHYGDLCADEEQVIQAAKMAEIHDSIMKWPQQYETQVGERGLKLSGGEKQRVAIARAILKNSPILVFDEATSSLDSITEHNILSALRRATEGRTSICIAHRLSTIMDADQIFVLEHGQISETGTHETLISNPNSLYSKLWCTQNIKALPTEK, from the exons ATGGCcacaatcataaatttaagtcAACATCAatgtaaattactaaatttatgttataaggAATCATTTAGGTGTAGGAACTACAGTCATctttacacaaaaaataaattattatataactaCATTCCTGCCATAAATCAACTGCAACAA TCTAGCACAATCACAAAAGAAACAGaacctaaaacaaaattggGCGGTGGAATACTCGCCCTAGCGTTAAAGAGAAAacctagttttaattttaccaaaCAACCAGCAAGAGGATGTTTTCACCCAGGAGCTTCAGTCCTATCCAGGGAAACCATCCCCTTAAATGGCAAAGCAGTGACCGGCCGCGAGATGATACATGCCATGCTGCAATATATATGGCCAAAGGATAACAAAATGATTAGAGATAGAGTGAAATTGGCCTTAGGTTTATTAGTAGCTGCCAAAGTTATGAATGTATCTgtaccttttatatttaaatatgcagTGGATTACCTGAACATGGCTGGAACCATGAACATGGATTCAGGTCCGGCCGCAGTAACTACTGTTGCAACCAGTATAATGCTCGGAT ATGGTATTGCAAGGGCTAGTGCTGCTGGCTTCAATGAACTTAGAAGTGCTGTCTTTGCCAAGGTCGCCCAACATTCAATAAGAAAAATCGCCAAAAATGTGTTCCTACACTTGCACAACTTAGATTTGTCTTTTCATTTGAGTAGACAAACTG GTGCTCTCTCTAAAACCATTGATAGGGGGTCAAGGGGGATAAATTTTGTGTTGTCTGCCATGGTTTTCAATGTTGTTCCAACAGCATTTGAACTTGCATTAGTCTCATCAATTCTAGGACTAAAGTGTGGTGCTGCTTTTGCtg GCATTTCATTGGGTTGTGTGGCAGTTTATAGTTTGTATACTTTAACTGTTACACAATGGAGAACCAAGTTCAGGGTGTACATGAATCAAGCTGAAAATGAAGCAGGAAACAAAGCTATTGATTCACTAATCAACTATGAAACTGTTAAG tattttaataacgaaGAATTTGAAGCCGACCGATACAATAATGTACTTAAGAAATACGAATCTGCCAGTTTGAAAACGACATCGAGTTTAGCCCTACTGAATTTCGGGCAAAATGCAATTTTCAGTGCTGCCTTGAGCGGGATTATGATTTTAGCAGcccaagaaattattaaag GTAACATGAGTGTTGGTGACTTGGTGATGGTCAATGGTCTTCTGTTTCAACTGTCCATACCATTAGGATTTTTGGGTAGTGTGTACAGAGAAGTTAGGCAAGCACTAATTGATATGCAGACAATGTTTACTCTAATGATGATGGACAGTAAAATTAAG aataaaccACAAGCGCCTTACTTGTATTGTGACGCCGATTCTAGTGACATCAAATTCGAAAACGTCAGCTTCGATTATGGACCAGGCAAGACCATCTTCAAAGACTTGACATTTACAATTCCCGCCGGACAGAAAGTCGCTATTGTGGGAGGGTCAGGTGCAgg AAAGTCAACAATTGTACGTCTGTTGTATCGATTTTACGAGCCGTCCCACGGTCGTATTTTGATTGGTAATCAGGATATACGTGACGTGGACATAAATAGTTTGAGACGTAGCATCTCAATCGTACCACAGGACTCGGTCCTATTCCACGACACCATCCGGCATAATCTTCATTATGGCGATTTGTGTGCTGACGAAGAGCAGGTCATCCAAGCGGCCAAAATGGCTGAAATACATGACTCAATTATGAAATGGCCACAACAGTATGAAACCCAAGTGGGTGAAAGGGGTTTGAAGTTGTCTGGCGGTGAAAAACAAAGAGTAGCAATTGCCAGAGCTATTCTGAAAAACTCCCCCATCCTGGTGTTTGATGAAGCAACCAGTTCTTTGGACTCTATCACAGAACAT AACATTCTTTCAGCTCTTAGGAGGGCAACTGAAGGAAGGACGAGTATTTGTATCGCACATAGGTTAAGTACAATCATGGACGCAGATCAAATCTTTGTTTTAGAACATGGCCAAATCAGTGAAACTGGTACCCATGAAACATTAATATCAAATCCAAATTCACTATATTCTAAACTATGGTGTACACAAAACATTAAAGCCCTTCCAACAGAAAAATAa
- the LOC109601522 gene encoding SH3 domain-binding glutamic acid-rich protein homolog — MVIRVFISGISGNKEVKKRQQRVLLILDSKNIKYDVVDIAEPGSEEDKDFMQNSSTSNGATISDPNPRHPLPPQIFNDDVYCGDYDMFDMANEVDEMEKFLKLAPDDSTATVTSTTSIQLENGNAKKDVEVEDADSSNAEIENTNEEVPKDEVENVEESKENEIDDNKESEDAKADENQTDEQKLENGANHDKVDESGDNPDEDPSEKAEES; from the exons ATGGTTATCAGAGTGTTTATCAGCGGCATCTCGGGCAACAAAGAG GTGAAGAAGCGGCAGCAAAGGGTGCTGCTGATCCTCGACTCGAAAAACATTAAGTACGATGTGGTGGACATCGCAGAGCCGGGCAGCGAGGAGGACAAGGATTTCATGCAGAACAGTTCCACTTCGAACGGTGCCACTATCAGTGATCCCAACCCCAGACACCCGTTGCCTCCGCAGATTTTCAACGACGATGTGTACTGTGGG gatTACGACATGTTCGACATGGCGAACGAAGTGGACGAAATGGAAAAATTCCTGAAACTGGCCCCGGACGATTCGACGGCGACGGTCACGTCCACCACCTCGATCCAACTAGAAAACGGCAACGCGAAAAAAGACGTCGAAGTCGAAGACGCGGACTCGTCGAACGCCGAAATCGAAAACACCAACGAAGAAGTGCCTAAAGATGAAGTCGAAAACGTAGAAGAGTcgaaagaaaatgaaatagaCGACAATAAAGAGTCGGAGGACGCGAAAGCGGACGAGAACCAAACCGACGAACAGAAATTAGAGAATGGTGCGAACCATGACAAAGTGGACGAGAGCGGGGACAATCCCGACGAAGATCCATCTGAAAAGGCTGAAGAATcgtaa